TTCCGTTTTGGTTACTTGGACACTTTCCGTTTTAGTGTCTATAGTTACTTTCTTTGTCTTACAACTTACCGCTAATAAGGCGATAAGTAGTGTAAATAATAATCTTTTATGCATTTCTATCATATTTGATTAATAATTGAACTAAAAATTCCGCAATACGCTCTTTATTCGTAATAAACTTTTGCATATCTGATTTGTTCGTGATAAAGCAAAACTCTATTAAAATCGCCGTGCCTCGTAGGTTCAAAATACCAATTCTATTATGTTGACTTTGCCCTTCTGTCTTCACTCCTCGATTTGTAATGCCCATAATCTTAGCCAACCCGTTCGCAGCTTCTTGTGCCATTGCACGGCTGTCAGCTCCTGCATTACGACTTATGAATACTTCGACACCAGTGGCTGTTGGAGGACCTACATTCAAATGCATGTCCATTACCACATCACCAGTTCTTAGCTCTCTCCTAATTCTACCTTGGTATTGTCGGTTATTCTCGCTATTGTCGTCTGTATTAAATGGATGCCCTTTTGCTTTCAACCTCGCAACCATCGTATTTCTAAGGGAGTCCATTTCGTCTCTCTCAATGTAGCCATTGGCTACCGCCCCAGGGTCGGCTGAATGATGCCCAGCCGAAGGGAATACTTTAGTATTTATTTGTATCATTTCTTATACAAACTTTTAAAATTTTCTATTTGATGATTTACATTCAAATTGATAGATTTTTCACAATGGTTGGAGTCTTTTTTATCTAAATAGTCAGCCAGCCATTGCCCTATTTTTGTAAGCGTTCTGTCTCGTTGATTCTTGCCTAAGACAGACGAAATAGTTTCGTCTATATTTCCGAAGTGGTGGACGCTTTCCGCCGTGATGAGTTCGGAGTTCCAAAGTGTGCGGAACTCTCGGTTTGCCCACTTATCGATTGACTTGGCAGAATTAAGAAGATACCCGCTTGTATCTCCATAAATCTTCCGAACTTTCCTCCTATTCCAAAGGGTTAATGGAGGGATTAAAAAATAGGCGATAAGCCAAAGCAATAAGTTAATAGCTCCTTTTTTCATAGCCTTGTTTTTTTAATTTCTAACAATTTCCCAATCTTGTGATTCAGAGAAATACATACCTTTACCTTCTTGACACTCTTTTTGAGTGATAATGAGTAGTCCTTTCCTAAACAATTCATTTATATAATCTGTATAAGACTCAAAATCTTCCAGATTTAACCTAAGTAACTTTGATAATTGTTCTAATTCTTCATAAGTGTAAACTTTAATTCTTGTTACAGGAGTACCTAATCTTTTAATTACCATTATTTTTTTAGTAATAGTTTCTTGAGTTATTGGTTCTACCTCATTTACCTCTTCTTCTACCTCTTTAGTACAAGTATCTATAATTCTTAGTTCATACTTATTTTCAGTAGGTTTGTTTTGAATTAAGTCTATTTCCATTGTTACAATGCCTTTGTGTATTGGTGGAAACATTAAATCTCTATTAGACTGTATTGCTATTTTTTGCATTTTTTTAAATTTTAAGGGTTATTACTTTCTAATTGTTCTATTCTTTGTTCTAAGTCATATATGGTTCTTTCCATTCTGTTGATAGAGTCAAATAATCCAGATACCATTTGTTGAACAGAACCTGCAACAATTCTACTTACATCTTCCGATAATATCCTTGCAAAATCATTTACACTTCTTATTCCAACTGTACCATCACCTTTCACCATTACTATTTTATTAAATAATGTATCTCCATCTGCACTGGCTGTTCTATTAAGGTCTAGTTTGAGTTGTCCATTTATTTTTAGCCATCTTTCATCAAACTTTCCTGTTATTAAACCATCATCTATTTTTGTGAAATTATGCTTATCATTGTGTATGGATAATATATTGTCTCTAAATCCAGAACCTACTCCAAAATCCAAATTATTTCCTATAACAACAGAGTTAAGATATTGCACTCTACCATAAGTAGAATAATTATCAGAACCTATGAAAAGGTTATTATAACATCTGTACAATAAATTCCAATAAGGAGATTGTCCTATGATGGTAGACATTATAGCCTTATCTGGTCCATTAGTGCTTGTAAGAATATTTCCCACAAATGTGTTCATTCCAGAGTGCAATGTATAATTATCATTTGGGTCATTTGGGTCTATACCAAAATATTGCTTACCTGTATTATTTTTTGCCATAAATGCAGATTTAGCTACTACAGGTGATAAAGACTTGATATCATCTATATCAATAGTTTCTGATTTAAGACTAAAGGCTGTTGCTTGCCCTATGAATGTATTAGAATAAGATTTAGGTAAACCCGTTGTGCATTATGAAATGAAAAAAACAAGAGTTGTTTATTAGACTGAAAATCAGTATATTGTTTTTGCTATAAAACGATATAAATGAACAACATAGAGCAAATATATGAAAGAATTTTGGAAGTTTTAGGACT
This Riemerella anatipestifer DNA region includes the following protein-coding sequences:
- a CDS encoding N-acetylmuramoyl-L-alanine amidase, with amino-acid sequence MIQINTKVFPSAGHHSADPGAVANGYIERDEMDSLRNTMVARLKAKGHPFNTDDNSENNRQYQGRIRRELRTGDVVMDMHLNVGPPTATGVEVFISRNAGADSRAMAQEAANGLAKIMGITNRGVKTEGQSQHNRIGILNLRGTAILIEFCFITNKSDMQKFITNKERIAEFLVQLLIKYDRNA